The following is a genomic window from Candidatus Poribacteria bacterium.
CTCAAAGTGGGAGATGTTCGGTGTGACAATGCTCACAAAGTCAATGCGTTCATTTTCGGGGCGCGCGGCTTCGGCTTCCGCCATCTCTGCATAACTGCTGTAGCAACGGCCTGGATCAAGATATAACTCAGCACCGGTGGTTTTTGTATTTTCGGGATCGCGTGAGAAACACCCGGCGACGACTTCAATTTGCTGATCGAGTGTGGCAGCGATTCGATGGACACCCCCAATAAAGGCACCCTGTCCGCCACCGACCATACCCATTCGTAATTTCCGATTCCAAGATTCCATAATGCTTTACTCCAAACAAGATTTTAAATATATTTACCGCATTCCTCAGCCGTAGCCTGCAACAATACGCAGAAATACCGGATTTAGTCTGGGAATAGACTCAATCCATACGCAAGTCGCGTGTGGACTTGCGGGACAATGTATTACATTGCAAAAACACGCAGGCGGATTTGAGGGATGTTCATCACAGTTTTAATCAATGTCATTCTTCCGCAAGGTAAGATTAAAAATTCAATCCAAGGATATCCCGATTCCGTGCCGTGTCGGTTTCCCCGCCTGCGAAGTCATCAAAAGCGACATCGGTCGTTTCGATAATGTGTTTGGCAATAAACGGTGCACCTTCTGCCGCCCCTTGCTCTGGACTTTTCACACAGCATTCCCATTCCAGGACCGCCCAGCTGTCGTAACCCGCTTCAGTCAGGAGCGTGAACACCTGTGTGAAATCCACTTGCCCATCGCCAAGTGAACGGAATCTACCAGCACGTCCAGCCCATGATTGATAACCCCCGTAAACCCCAACCCGACCTGTCGGACGGAATTCAGCATCTTTAACGTGGAATCCCTTGATGCGTTCGCTGTAAAGTCGGATGAAGTCGATATAGTCGAGCTGTTGAAGCAGAAAATGGCTTGGGTCGTAGTTGAGGCAGGCGGCGGGATGGTTGTCTGTGTAATCTAAGAACATCTCGTAAGTCGCGCCGTCGTAAATGTCCGAACCCGGATGGAGTTCGTAGGCAAAGACCTGACCGTTATCGCGTGCCAGATCCAGAAGTGGCAGCCAACGTGCGGCGAGTTCTTTGAACGCCTCCTCAATAATTCCGTCGGGACGCTGGGGCCACGGGTAGATCGTATGCCACGCGAAGCCGCCTGAAAGCACAGGAATGACATCCAGTCCCATATTCACCGAGGCGTGGATACATTTCGTTAATTCGTCTGTTGCCCATGCTGTTCTTTCGGCACCTCGTAAGCCGGGGGGATGGAACGCCTCAAACATAACCTCGTATGCGGGATGCACAGCCAAGACCTGTCCAGCGAGATAACCGGCGACCTCTGTCGCTTCAAGTCCCATCTCGTCAAGTGTCCCCTTGAATGCGTCGCAATAGGTTTTGGATTCAGCGGCTTTTCCAATATCAATGACGCGGTCGTCCCAATTGGGGATTTGGACACCTTTGTACCCCAAGCCTGCAACCCATTTTCCGATATTTTCCATCGTATCGTATGGTGCCTCGTCCCGCATGAATTGGGCGAGGAAGATAGCTGGACCTTTGATTTTCGGCATTATTCCGTATGCTCCTGTATTTGTATGTAAACCCTAACCGTGTAAGAGGCGTGAGTTTGATTTTTGTCTTCGTCTTTATAACATGTGCCCGCGAGCCTGAAACGAAGTGGAAGGCGAAGGATAGCAGAAGGTCGTCATTAAGCTCGCTTCGTTGTTTAACGCTTACCGAATTATTAAAAAGACTCGGTTTCAAATCGGCGAAAAATAATTACCAAATGTTCACGGATTTTCGGTATAATATATAATAGTTCCTATGATATGTCAATAGTTGTAGTCATCCGTTCTCGGTAATCAGTTACAGGAAATTTATGATTTCATTATACCCTTCTTTAAATCCGTGAATTGAATAAAAAATTCTATCTTATACCATTTCTGATTGAAATTGTAGCATAAACTTTAGTTTGTGCATGCTTGTAGCATAGACTGGCGAATGCGCGTGTGGCATTCGCAAAGACGCTGTGCACTCAAGTGCGGTTAATGCGATATAAACTTTTAGAAATGGTATTATTATGCATGATGCAAATCATCATTGGTAGATTTTAGAATTACTTGGACATTCTAAAATAGTATGAAGGTTTCCGCTAACGGGCATTCACACTCGCACAAACTAACAGTTTATGCTACAAAGATGTCCATATATCTTTAAGATCCACTAATGTTCATCTCAAACAAAGTTTTT
Proteins encoded in this region:
- a CDS encoding sugar phosphate isomerase/epimerase, with protein sequence MKGPAIFLAQFMRDEAPYDTMENIGKWVAGLGYKGVQIPNWDDRVIDIGKAAESKTYCDAFKGTLDEMGLEATEVAGYLAGQVLAVHPAYEVMFEAFHPPGLRGAERTAWATDELTKCIHASVNMGLDVIPVLSGGFAWHTIYPWPQRPDGIIEEAFKELAARWLPLLDLARDNGQVFAYELHPGSDIYDGATYEMFLDYTDNHPAACLNYDPSHFLLQQLDYIDFIRLYSERIKGFHVKDAEFRPTGRVGVYGGYQSWAGRAGRFRSLGDGQVDFTQVFTLLTEAGYDSWAVLEWECCVKSPEQGAAEGAPFIAKHIIETTDVAFDDFAGGETDTARNRDILGLNF